The region AGACTCTATTTCTATTGTATAATGCCTCACAGGGACAACGTTCTTTCCAACTCGGAAAAGGGATCTCACTCTCACCTTCAAGTATTTTGGACTGAGAATATGCTTGGTTTACTAAATCGTTATCTGGGAAAACCGTATATTTTGCTAACCATCGGTTAGTACTCGGTGAGGAAGCAGAATAGACTACATGGAGTTTTGGTTTATTGTGGGATTGATTTTCAGTGGTAAGCAGCGAGACTTTCGACGATGCTTTATCGTTAGGTATTAATCCCTTTTCGCAAATAACCGCGATACATCTGTTCGGAGCAACTTGCGCGAGTTGGATTGCAGCAGCAATTATTGAACTTTTAAAATAATTGGCCGCGAATGGAATCAATTGGACATTAAACCCTCTTTTGTTATAGAGTTTTGTAAGTTCTTTACTTGGCATCAAAAATTCAGCTGCACCAATGTTACAAAGGGTTTCCAACGGTTTTTTGAAGCCATGTTCTTGATTGATAGTAT is a window of Candidatus Poribacteria bacterium DNA encoding:
- a CDS encoding ImmA/IrrE family metallo-endopeptidase; translated protein: MNRMKRRVIELVRDVVNKYASATIPTFDEIGSGLGLDVKIGELPAGTDGAQKDKTIIINSQIKNEERKRFTQFHEVTHYLIEKDGDLISELHDYTINQEHGFKKPLETLCNIGAAEFLMPSKELTKLYNKRGFNVQLIPFAANYFKSSIIAAAIQLAQVAPNRCIAVICEKGLIPNDKASSKVSLLTTENQSHNKPKLHVVYSASSPSTNRWLAKYTVFPDNDLVNQAYSQSKILEGESEIPFPSWKERCPCEALYNRNRVYALFHLTPPPNLDQMTLF